From the genome of Bordetella sp. H567, one region includes:
- a CDS encoding SDR family oxidoreductase: MNSPVLSASRDDATRGAPLAGKTAFVTGGARGIGASIVRRLARDGAHVAFTYRGSAQQARALAAELEAGGARALALQADVADPQAVAQAVDAAALEFGGVDILVNNAGALFLGPIETFSLDDFDRTLDLNVRAVFVASKAVLPHMPDGGRIINIGSVNADRMPFPGGAAYAMSKSALQGLVRGMARDLGPRGITVNNVQPGPTNTDMNPESGEFAEMLHGLMALPRHARPEEIAGMVAYLAGPEAGFVTGASLTIDGGFGA, translated from the coding sequence ATGAACTCTCCAGTCCTTTCCGCAAGCCGCGATGACGCCACGCGCGGCGCGCCCCTGGCCGGCAAGACCGCCTTCGTCACCGGGGGCGCACGCGGGATCGGCGCATCCATCGTCCGCCGCCTGGCGCGGGACGGCGCCCATGTCGCCTTCACCTATCGCGGCTCGGCCCAGCAGGCTCGCGCCTTGGCGGCCGAATTGGAGGCCGGCGGCGCCCGCGCGCTGGCCCTGCAGGCCGATGTCGCGGACCCGCAAGCCGTCGCCCAGGCGGTCGATGCCGCGGCGCTCGAGTTCGGCGGCGTCGATATCCTGGTCAACAACGCGGGCGCGCTGTTCCTGGGGCCGATCGAGACCTTTTCGCTGGACGATTTCGACCGCACGCTGGACTTGAACGTGCGCGCGGTATTCGTCGCATCGAAGGCGGTGCTGCCGCATATGCCCGACGGTGGCCGCATCATCAATATCGGCAGCGTCAACGCCGACCGCATGCCGTTTCCCGGCGGCGCCGCCTATGCGATGAGCAAGTCCGCGCTGCAAGGCCTGGTGCGCGGCATGGCGCGCGATCTCGGCCCGCGCGGCATCACGGTCAACAACGTCCAGCCGGGACCGACCAACACCGACATGAACCCGGAAAGCGGCGAGTTCGCCGAGATGCTGCACGGCCTGATGGCATTGCCGCGCCACGCGCGCCCCGAAGAGATCGCCGGCATGGTGGCTTATCTTGCCGGTCCCGAGGCGGGCTTCGTTACCGGGGCGAGCCTGACGATCGACGGCGGCTTCGGCGCCTGA
- a CDS encoding LysR family transcriptional regulator — MEALNLLESFIRSAQLGSFSAAARRLGMTPAAVSKNVARLEAQLGLRLFHRSTRTLSLTEGGERFLADVSAHFAGLQDAFAHAAQHEGQPSGVLRLSVALAFGREYLVPMLGDFLARYPAIVPDWHFDNRAADLVREGYDAAIGGGIELTEGVVARQLAVTHVVAVASPAYMAGRRMPGHPDDLAELDGIVRRSSPTGRVRTWTLRHANGQEASAECRTRMIFDDPEAMAAAAKLGYGVALVPTPHAAPWLATGELIRLLPGWCAVWGPISIYYPNKKLMPPKTRVFVDFVIAYFREKRLAALFDPR; from the coding sequence ATGGAAGCCTTGAACCTGCTGGAATCTTTCATCCGCAGCGCGCAGCTGGGCAGTTTCTCGGCCGCGGCGCGGCGGCTGGGCATGACGCCGGCAGCGGTCAGCAAGAACGTCGCGCGGCTGGAGGCGCAGCTGGGCTTGCGGCTGTTCCATCGAAGCACGCGCACCCTGTCGCTGACCGAAGGCGGCGAGCGTTTCCTGGCCGACGTGTCAGCCCACTTCGCCGGCCTGCAGGACGCGTTCGCGCATGCCGCGCAGCACGAGGGGCAGCCGTCGGGCGTGCTGCGCTTGAGCGTTGCGCTGGCCTTCGGGCGCGAATATCTGGTGCCGATGCTGGGCGACTTCCTGGCCCGCTATCCCGCCATCGTTCCTGACTGGCATTTCGACAATCGAGCGGCGGACCTGGTGCGCGAAGGCTACGACGCGGCCATCGGCGGGGGCATCGAACTGACCGAAGGCGTGGTGGCGCGGCAGTTGGCGGTGACGCACGTGGTGGCGGTGGCGTCGCCCGCCTACATGGCGGGCCGCCGCATGCCCGGGCATCCGGACGACCTGGCGGAGCTGGATGGCATCGTCCGGCGGTCGAGCCCCACCGGACGGGTGCGGACATGGACGCTGCGCCACGCCAACGGCCAGGAGGCCAGCGCCGAATGCCGCACGCGCATGATATTCGATGATCCCGAAGCGATGGCCGCCGCGGCGAAGCTGGGCTATGGGGTGGCGCTGGTGCCTACGCCGCATGCCGCGCCATGGCTGGCCACCGGCGAACTCATCCGGCTGCTGCCGGGCTGGTGCGCCGTATGGGGGCCCATCTCCATCTACTATCCCAACAAGAAGCTGATGCCGCCCAAGACACGGGTCTTCGTGGACTTCGTCATCGCGTACTTCCGCGAAAAGCGCCTGGCCGCGCTTTTCGACCCGCGCTGA
- a CDS encoding amidohydrolase family protein — translation MKSRRAFLKSATGLGIGFCSCGLLDAARAQAPQTSWHLPVTVDGKRVRTVDTHSHCYFQDAIDLMGADAKSVLPPVKGVPEHFIAADNKEAVQKRLAAMDAMGIDMEVLSINPFWYRKDHDTAAAIVKIHNARFAELCAAYPKRFAAFASLSLQYPDLAVQELETAIRTQGLRGAAIGGSVNGEEFADPKFHPVWAKAEELGAVLFIHPQSTPELAKRLKGNGWLSNVTGNPLDTTLALQHLIFEGVLDKFPRLKILAAHGGGYLGSYAPRMDHSCFVSPQNCNPDIVLKKKPTEYLNQLYFDNLVFTPEALRHLVAQVGASQVVLGTDHPIPWEEHPVDQVFATRTLTDAQRIAILGGNAQHLLGLDL, via the coding sequence ATGAAATCCCGTCGAGCTTTCTTGAAATCCGCCACCGGCCTGGGCATCGGCTTTTGCTCCTGTGGCTTGCTGGATGCCGCCCGTGCGCAGGCGCCCCAGACGTCATGGCACCTACCGGTTACCGTCGATGGCAAGCGCGTCCGCACCGTCGACACGCATTCGCATTGCTACTTCCAGGACGCCATCGACCTGATGGGCGCCGATGCGAAGAGCGTGCTGCCGCCGGTCAAGGGCGTACCGGAACACTTCATCGCGGCAGACAACAAGGAGGCCGTGCAGAAGCGCCTGGCGGCGATGGACGCGATGGGCATCGACATGGAAGTGTTGTCCATCAATCCCTTCTGGTATCGCAAGGACCACGACACCGCGGCCGCCATCGTGAAGATCCATAACGCCCGCTTCGCCGAACTGTGCGCGGCCTACCCCAAGCGCTTCGCCGCCTTCGCATCGCTTAGCCTGCAGTATCCCGACCTGGCCGTGCAAGAGCTGGAGACGGCGATCCGGACGCAAGGACTGCGCGGCGCCGCCATCGGTGGCAGCGTGAACGGCGAGGAGTTCGCCGATCCGAAATTCCATCCGGTATGGGCCAAGGCCGAAGAACTAGGCGCCGTCCTGTTCATCCATCCGCAAAGCACCCCGGAACTGGCCAAACGCTTGAAGGGCAACGGCTGGCTATCGAATGTGACGGGCAACCCGCTGGACACCACGCTGGCGCTGCAACACCTGATTTTCGAGGGCGTGCTGGACAAGTTTCCGCGCCTGAAGATACTGGCCGCGCATGGCGGAGGCTATCTGGGATCGTATGCGCCGCGCATGGATCACTCCTGCTTCGTATCGCCGCAGAACTGCAATCCGGATATCGTCCTGAAGAAAAAACCGACGGAATACCTGAACCAGCTGTACTTCGATAACCTGGTGTTCACCCCGGAGGCGCTGCGGCACCTCGTCGCCCAGGTAGGCGCCAGCCAGGTCGTGCTGGGCACCGATCATCCGATTCCGTGGGAAGAACACCCGGTGGACCAGGTGTTCGCGACCCGGACGCTGACCGACGCGCAGCGTATCGCCATTCTGGGCGGCAATGCGCAGCACCTGCTGGGGCTGGATTTATAG
- a CDS encoding MgtC/SapB family protein, whose protein sequence is MNMPLSPTWPDIALRLALTMVAGAVIGFNREARGHAAGLRTTILVCLAASVAMVQANILLTLSGKTLSSFVVMDLMRLPLGVLTGVGFIGGGAILRKGDLLTGVTTAATLWLVTIIGLCLGGGQLALGICATVLGVFTLWVLKRVDLAIPHEHWARVVVLDDPGADTLRDLPALVAAKGRATHCQAYFESRQETGERAQAEYAFRLAWRCRPGTDMSLHVLTWIQSRYQVKCFDMASQDKG, encoded by the coding sequence ATGAACATGCCGCTATCACCCACATGGCCCGACATCGCGCTGCGCCTGGCGCTTACCATGGTTGCCGGCGCGGTGATCGGCTTCAATCGCGAAGCGCGCGGCCATGCCGCCGGATTGCGCACCACCATCCTGGTGTGCCTGGCCGCCTCGGTGGCCATGGTGCAGGCCAACATACTGCTTACGCTTTCCGGCAAGACGCTGTCCTCGTTCGTCGTCATGGACCTGATGCGGCTGCCGCTGGGCGTGCTGACGGGCGTGGGCTTCATCGGGGGCGGCGCGATACTGCGCAAGGGCGACCTGCTTACCGGCGTCACCACCGCGGCCACCCTCTGGCTCGTCACCATCATCGGGCTTTGCCTGGGCGGCGGACAACTGGCGCTGGGCATCTGTGCCACGGTCCTCGGCGTGTTCACGCTCTGGGTGCTCAAACGTGTGGACCTGGCGATCCCGCACGAACATTGGGCCCGCGTAGTGGTCCTGGATGACCCCGGCGCCGACACGCTGCGCGATTTGCCCGCGCTGGTCGCGGCGAAGGGGAGGGCAACGCATTGCCAGGCCTATTTCGAAAGCCGCCAGGAAACCGGCGAGCGCGCACAGGCTGAATACGCGTTCCGGCTTGCGTGGCGGTGCCGCCCAGGCACCGACATGTCGCTCCACGTGCTGACGTGGATCCAGTCCCGCTATCAGGTCAAGTGCTTCGACATGGCCAGCCAGGACAAGGGCTGA
- a CDS encoding ABC transporter ATP-binding protein has product MLNIRQLNVRFGGLRVLNDATFTVRDKAITGLIGPNGAGKTTLFNCVTGLLPAARGSVEFQGSAILGWRADRIARAGLVRTFQLARGFPRMSVFEHLMLYGRQQPGEGLLAACLRSAAAREREQALREQAFQVARRLKLAQVLDHLVVDISGGQKKLLEIGRALMAEPRMLLLDEPMAGVNPTLAREIAEQLARLREDGLTVLLIEHDLELVRLLCDDVVVMAEGAFLTRGGYDEVIANAAVQDAYLGRRHPARAAS; this is encoded by the coding sequence GTGCTGAATATCAGGCAGTTGAATGTCCGCTTCGGCGGCCTGCGGGTGTTGAACGATGCCACGTTCACCGTGCGCGACAAAGCGATCACGGGACTCATCGGTCCCAATGGGGCCGGCAAGACCACGCTGTTCAATTGCGTGACCGGTCTGCTGCCGGCGGCGCGCGGCTCGGTGGAATTCCAGGGCAGCGCGATCCTTGGCTGGCGGGCCGATCGCATCGCCCGGGCCGGCCTGGTCCGCACCTTCCAGCTGGCGCGCGGTTTTCCCCGCATGTCGGTATTCGAACACCTGATGCTGTACGGCAGGCAGCAGCCCGGCGAAGGCTTGCTGGCCGCCTGCCTGCGCAGCGCGGCGGCGCGCGAGCGCGAACAGGCCTTGCGTGAACAGGCTTTCCAGGTGGCGCGGCGCCTGAAGCTCGCGCAGGTGCTGGACCATCTGGTGGTCGATATATCGGGCGGACAAAAGAAGCTGCTGGAGATCGGCCGCGCCCTGATGGCCGAACCACGCATGCTGCTCCTGGACGAGCCCATGGCGGGCGTCAATCCCACCCTGGCGCGGGAAATCGCCGAACAGCTTGCGCGGCTGCGCGAAGACGGACTGACGGTGCTGTTGATCGAACACGATCTGGAACTGGTGCGCCTGCTGTGCGATGACGTGGTGGTGATGGCCGAAGGCGCCTTCCTGACCCGTGGCGGCTATGACGAGGTCATCGCGAATGCCGCGGTCCAGGATGCCTATCTTGGCCGGCGCCATCCGGCGAGGGCGGCCTCATGA
- a CDS encoding ABC transporter ATP-binding protein: MNAPLLRVHGLAGGYAPSDRVVKGVDLDIQAGELVVVVGPNGAGKSTLLKLIAGLHHLAEGRIELEGRALATHTPLARARAGIGFVPQESNVFGAMTVRENLEMGAYLHGCGEEARIESMYERFPVLREKRRAPAGTLSGGQRQVVAMAMALMGEPRMLLLDEPSAGLSPAACEVLFDTVRELADGGLTILMIEQNALAALDIADRGIVMVSGTKRADRDARDLANDPETRRMFLGGAAETTAC; the protein is encoded by the coding sequence ATGAATGCGCCGCTGCTCCGCGTGCACGGGCTGGCGGGCGGTTATGCGCCGTCGGATCGCGTGGTCAAGGGCGTGGACCTGGACATCCAGGCGGGGGAACTCGTCGTGGTCGTCGGCCCCAACGGCGCCGGCAAGTCCACCTTGCTCAAGCTCATCGCCGGCCTGCATCACCTGGCCGAAGGCCGCATCGAACTGGAAGGCCGCGCACTGGCCACGCACACGCCGCTGGCGCGCGCCCGTGCCGGCATCGGCTTCGTGCCGCAGGAAAGCAATGTGTTCGGCGCAATGACGGTACGCGAGAACCTGGAAATGGGCGCCTACCTGCACGGGTGCGGCGAAGAGGCGCGCATCGAATCCATGTACGAGCGCTTTCCCGTGCTGCGCGAAAAACGGCGCGCGCCGGCGGGCACGCTATCCGGCGGGCAGCGCCAGGTGGTCGCCATGGCGATGGCCCTGATGGGCGAACCCCGCATGCTGCTGCTGGACGAGCCGTCCGCGGGCCTGTCGCCCGCGGCCTGCGAGGTGCTGTTCGATACGGTCCGCGAACTGGCCGACGGCGGACTGACCATCCTGATGATCGAACAGAACGCGCTGGCGGCGCTGGATATCGCCGATCGCGGCATCGTCATGGTCAGCGGCACCAAGCGCGCCGACCGCGACGCCCGCGACCTGGCCAACGATCCGGAAACGCGCCGCATGTTCCTGGGCGGCGCCGCCGAGACCACGGCCTGTTGA
- a CDS encoding ABC transporter substrate-binding protein, which translates to MSNLPHRRRFLKLAAAGAALGAQPYLVRGAYAQGGDPIMLGALSPLSGSGAQYGPPMQQAIAAVVDEVNAAGGVLGRQIKLLREDCQTSPEAAVRAARKLIDVDKVVAIIGVWSSPVTQAVAPLCWESKTVIACASGADNLTHLPHQGYLFRTQPTTTLQGRKFGEFALAQGARKVVYLSPQTPFVQSMTENMAKAMAAAGGSVTTLVYEDKKASYRTEIDKALAGKPDMLVLGGYVADTSVLVKDIYRAGYQGKMLSYAYTINKQLIDSVPKATVEGIFTIAPSPAADGTAYARLKKIVNSDSPDPYTAQAYDHADLVIMAMAQARAASGAAIKDAIRKLSANGGERVDNAAAGVKILAGGGSVDYVGASGPCRFTDIGDVAEASFRYEQVKDGKAVLLKIA; encoded by the coding sequence ATGTCGAACCTCCCGCACCGCCGCCGTTTCCTCAAGCTGGCCGCCGCCGGCGCCGCGCTGGGCGCGCAGCCCTATCTCGTGCGCGGCGCCTACGCGCAGGGCGGGGACCCGATCATGCTGGGGGCGCTATCGCCGCTGTCGGGTTCCGGCGCCCAATATGGCCCACCGATGCAGCAGGCCATCGCGGCGGTGGTGGACGAGGTCAATGCGGCGGGCGGCGTGCTGGGCCGGCAGATCAAGCTGTTGCGCGAGGACTGCCAGACCAGCCCGGAAGCCGCCGTGCGGGCGGCGCGCAAGCTGATCGACGTCGATAAAGTGGTGGCGATCATCGGCGTATGGTCGTCGCCGGTCACGCAGGCAGTGGCGCCGCTGTGCTGGGAAAGCAAGACGGTGATCGCGTGCGCCTCGGGCGCCGACAACCTGACGCACCTGCCGCACCAGGGCTATCTGTTCCGCACGCAGCCCACCACCACGCTGCAGGGCCGCAAGTTCGGCGAATTCGCGCTGGCGCAAGGTGCGCGCAAGGTGGTCTATCTGTCGCCACAAACGCCGTTCGTGCAGTCCATGACGGAAAACATGGCCAAGGCCATGGCGGCGGCCGGCGGCTCGGTCACCACGCTGGTCTACGAAGACAAGAAGGCGAGTTACCGCACGGAAATCGACAAGGCGCTCGCCGGCAAGCCCGACATGCTCGTGCTGGGCGGCTACGTCGCCGATACCTCGGTGCTGGTGAAGGACATCTACCGGGCCGGCTACCAGGGCAAGATGCTGTCGTATGCCTATACCATCAACAAGCAGCTGATCGACTCGGTGCCCAAGGCGACGGTCGAAGGCATCTTCACCATCGCGCCTTCGCCGGCTGCCGACGGCACCGCCTATGCGCGCCTGAAGAAAATCGTCAATTCGGACAGCCCCGATCCCTATACCGCCCAGGCCTATGACCATGCGGACCTGGTCATCATGGCCATGGCGCAGGCCCGCGCCGCTTCCGGCGCGGCGATCAAGGACGCCATTCGCAAGTTGTCGGCGAATGGTGGAGAACGCGTGGACAACGCGGCGGCGGGCGTGAAAATCCTGGCCGGCGGCGGCAGCGTGGACTACGTCGGCGCCAGCGGCCCATGCCGCTTCACCGACATCGGCGATGTCGCCGAAGCCAGCTTCCGCTACGAACAGGTCAAGGATGGCAAGGCCGTCCTGCTCAAAATCGCTTGA
- a CDS encoding branched-chain amino acid ABC transporter permease: MTELLQALANGIIAGATIALPAVGLSMMYAVLRFPNFAVAGVASVGAYLAYIANVRWGLPPLATIPVAFLGAGLVGLACDWVGMRRLRRVSSSDGGLTVAIVSIAIMLALEAILRFAFGNDLRSFDVPIMRDVSVGGIRVSPQQFGNLGIAVAVTACLFLYFRRTRMGKAMRAVADNPTLARLKGIDPDIIAALTIFLGMGLAGVGGTLLGIDTSIDPLTGSRFLLTFFAASVLGGLASPAGAVIGAVAIGVAEEVALIWLPPTYRSAVGFVAIFLFLTFRPQGLMGRRQGA, encoded by the coding sequence GTGACGGAGCTGTTGCAAGCGCTGGCGAACGGGATCATCGCCGGGGCCACGATCGCCTTGCCCGCGGTGGGGCTGTCCATGATGTACGCGGTGCTGCGCTTTCCCAATTTCGCCGTGGCGGGGGTGGCCAGCGTGGGCGCCTACCTGGCCTATATCGCCAACGTGCGCTGGGGCCTGCCTCCGCTGGCCACCATCCCGGTGGCCTTCTTGGGGGCGGGGCTGGTGGGGCTGGCCTGCGACTGGGTAGGGATGCGCCGCCTTCGCCGCGTATCCTCATCCGACGGCGGGCTGACCGTCGCGATCGTATCCATCGCCATCATGCTCGCGCTGGAAGCCATCCTGCGCTTCGCCTTCGGCAATGACCTGCGCAGCTTCGACGTACCCATCATGCGCGACGTCAGCGTCGGCGGCATACGGGTCAGTCCGCAGCAGTTCGGCAACCTGGGTATCGCCGTCGCCGTAACGGCCTGCCTGTTCCTGTACTTTCGCCGCACGCGCATGGGCAAGGCGATGCGGGCGGTGGCCGACAACCCGACGCTGGCGCGCCTGAAGGGCATCGATCCGGACATCATCGCGGCGCTGACCATTTTCCTGGGCATGGGCCTGGCCGGCGTGGGCGGCACCTTGCTGGGCATCGACACCAGCATCGACCCGCTGACCGGCAGCCGCTTCCTGTTGACCTTTTTCGCGGCCAGCGTGCTGGGCGGATTGGCCAGCCCGGCCGGTGCGGTGATCGGGGCCGTGGCCATCGGCGTGGCCGAGGAAGTGGCGCTGATCTGGCTGCCGCCGACGTATCGCAGCGCGGTCGGCTTCGTGGCGATCTTCCTGTTCCTGACCTTCCGTCCGCAGGGCCTGATGGGCCGGCGGCAAGGGGCATAG
- a CDS encoding branched-chain amino acid ABC transporter permease, whose protein sequence is MLSYLAFSLTLAAVYCLMALGLTVIWGYTGMVNLGIVGFFAVGAYGSAIATTQFGLPVLAGWIIGTLAAGAAGVVLTYATRGLRGDYLAIVTLGFAETIRLVVLNESWLTKGAEGISGIPGPLKAEMGPWFNTAYLLAAWLVAAAAAWMLARLAASPYGRVLRAIRDDDVVALVAGKNVPRYKVAAFAMGTALAGLAGALYAHFTSYIAPDLVVPLLTIYVFLAATAGGNSRPLGAVVGAVLVMALLEGTRMLAEWTSALSAVQAAALRDFIIAAALVALLQVRPQGILPERIRPAGFDPQDHA, encoded by the coding sequence ATGCTTTCCTATCTGGCCTTCTCGCTTACCCTGGCCGCGGTGTACTGCCTGATGGCCCTGGGGCTGACGGTGATCTGGGGCTACACCGGCATGGTGAACCTGGGCATCGTGGGCTTTTTCGCGGTGGGCGCGTATGGATCCGCGATCGCCACCACGCAGTTCGGCCTGCCTGTCCTGGCCGGCTGGATCATCGGGACGCTGGCCGCCGGCGCGGCCGGGGTGGTGCTGACCTACGCGACCCGCGGCTTGCGCGGCGATTACCTGGCCATCGTCACCCTGGGCTTCGCGGAAACCATCCGGCTGGTGGTCTTGAACGAAAGCTGGCTCACGAAAGGCGCGGAGGGCATATCCGGCATCCCCGGCCCGCTGAAGGCGGAAATGGGCCCCTGGTTCAACACCGCCTATCTGCTGGCCGCGTGGCTGGTGGCGGCGGCGGCCGCCTGGATGCTGGCCCGGCTGGCCGCCAGTCCCTACGGGCGTGTATTGCGCGCCATCCGCGACGACGACGTGGTGGCGCTGGTGGCCGGCAAGAATGTGCCGCGCTACAAGGTGGCGGCCTTCGCCATGGGCACGGCGCTGGCCGGCCTGGCGGGCGCGCTTTACGCCCATTTCACCTCGTATATCGCTCCCGACCTGGTGGTCCCGCTGCTGACCATCTACGTCTTTCTGGCCGCCACCGCGGGCGGCAACAGCCGGCCGCTGGGCGCCGTCGTCGGCGCGGTGCTGGTCATGGCCTTGCTGGAAGGCACCCGCATGCTGGCGGAATGGACGTCCGCGCTGTCGGCGGTGCAGGCGGCGGCCTTGCGCGATTTCATCATCGCGGCCGCGCTGGTCGCCCTCCTGCAAGTCCGCCCGCAGGGCATCCTGCCGGAACGGATCCGTCCGGCCGGCTTCGATCCGCAAGACCACGCATAG
- a CDS encoding GAF domain-containing protein — MESRTLQLLHHCCTAAAVPGGREGLFGATDQALGELVGHKLFTILYTSADAQQVIRLYSNQPGAYPVSGAKKMGPTPWGDLVIKRGQPYIGNTADDIKWAFFDHALIASLGCDSVLNIPVVIEGQTLGTLNLLHQAGWYEDRHVAIATPFAYLLAPLFNAVRREGAA; from the coding sequence ATGGAATCGAGAACATTGCAGTTGCTTCATCACTGCTGCACCGCGGCCGCGGTGCCCGGCGGACGGGAAGGGTTGTTCGGCGCCACTGACCAGGCCCTGGGCGAACTGGTCGGCCACAAGCTGTTCACCATCCTGTACACGTCCGCCGATGCGCAGCAGGTGATCCGCTTGTACAGCAACCAACCGGGCGCGTATCCCGTCAGCGGCGCGAAGAAAATGGGGCCCACGCCCTGGGGCGATCTGGTGATCAAGCGCGGCCAGCCCTATATCGGCAACACGGCGGACGACATCAAGTGGGCGTTCTTCGACCATGCGCTGATCGCATCGCTCGGCTGCGATTCGGTGCTGAATATCCCGGTGGTGATCGAGGGCCAGACCCTCGGAACGCTGAACCTGCTGCATCAGGCGGGATGGTATGAGGACCGTCATGTGGCCATCGCCACACCCTTTGCCTACCTGCTGGCGCCGCTGTTCAACGCGGTCCGACGGGAAGGGGCCGCCTAG
- a CDS encoding DUF2269 family protein, with protein MDIVIVKWIHILSSTLLFGTGIGSAFYLLAATLHGDARVVAPVARFVVRADWMFTATTAVIQPVSGAWLAWRYGLGMEATWIRISVVLYGVAIACWLPVVWLQLKLRDAAQSVAPAEGAGPVPLPPSYLRYFRVWFLLGIPAFLAFVCIFYLMTAKTP; from the coding sequence GTGGACATCGTGATCGTGAAGTGGATACACATCCTCTCGTCGACCCTGCTGTTCGGCACGGGCATCGGCAGCGCGTTCTATCTGCTGGCCGCGACCTTGCATGGCGACGCGCGCGTGGTGGCCCCCGTGGCGCGCTTCGTCGTGCGGGCGGACTGGATGTTCACGGCGACGACGGCGGTCATCCAGCCGGTATCCGGCGCGTGGCTGGCGTGGCGTTATGGCTTGGGCATGGAGGCCACCTGGATACGTATCTCCGTCGTCCTCTATGGGGTGGCCATCGCGTGCTGGCTGCCCGTGGTGTGGCTGCAGCTCAAGCTGCGCGATGCCGCGCAGTCTGTTGCACCGGCCGAGGGCGCCGGGCCAGTCCCGCTGCCGCCGTCCTATCTCCGGTATTTCCGCGTCTGGTTCCTGCTGGGGATACCCGCCTTTCTCGCTTTCGTGTGTATCTTCTACCTGATGACCGCCAAGACGCCCTAG
- a CDS encoding NAD(P)H-binding protein → MRILLTGATGFIGARLVTALAEQGHDLRCVSRRPPPARDDSARTAWIAMDYGRSLAPTQWMAALDSCDAVINAAGLFRSQGANTLERVHAEAPRALFEAARQQGVRRVIQLSALGADDHAASAYHRTKKVGDDSLRRSGLPCTIVQPSLVFGPDGASARFFMMMATLPLIPLPGRGDSRIQPVHVDDLVRAVLALLELPRDRMPPVLKVVGPEPMTLRDYYATLRSGLGVIRPARYVAVPYPLVSAAARVADWFGSGLLSREAIAMLARGNTADPAPLARVIGRAPRRAARFIEPSCASPMATRARAAWLLPLLRWSIAFVWLFTAAVSAFGYPLADSYALLARTGVPAAWQPLALYGAIAMDLLLGLSVLIPRRPRWIWPAQAALVIGYTFIISLRLPEFWLHPYGPLSKNLPFLAVLWLLYEMEDKPWTS, encoded by the coding sequence ATGAGGATTCTATTGACGGGCGCCACCGGTTTCATCGGCGCGAGGCTGGTCACCGCCCTGGCGGAACAGGGGCATGACCTGCGCTGTGTCAGCCGCAGGCCACCGCCCGCGCGCGACGACTCGGCACGCACCGCCTGGATCGCCATGGATTATGGGCGGTCCTTGGCCCCCACCCAGTGGATGGCCGCGCTGGACAGCTGCGACGCCGTCATCAACGCCGCCGGTCTCTTTCGTTCGCAGGGGGCCAACACGCTGGAGCGCGTGCACGCCGAGGCGCCGCGTGCGCTGTTCGAGGCAGCGCGCCAGCAAGGCGTCCGCCGCGTCATCCAGTTGTCCGCATTGGGCGCGGATGACCATGCGGCGTCTGCCTACCATCGGACCAAGAAGGTGGGCGACGACAGTTTGCGGCGGTCGGGCCTGCCTTGCACCATCGTCCAGCCTTCGCTGGTCTTCGGGCCGGATGGGGCCAGCGCCCGCTTTTTCATGATGATGGCCACCCTGCCGCTCATACCGCTACCCGGACGCGGCGACAGCCGAATCCAGCCGGTGCATGTCGACGACCTGGTGCGTGCCGTGCTGGCCCTGTTGGAATTGCCGCGAGACCGGATGCCGCCAGTGCTGAAGGTGGTCGGGCCCGAGCCCATGACGCTGCGGGACTACTACGCGACCTTGCGCAGCGGCCTGGGGGTGATACGGCCCGCACGATATGTCGCCGTCCCCTACCCGCTCGTGTCAGCCGCCGCGCGCGTCGCGGATTGGTTCGGAAGCGGCTTGCTGAGCCGTGAGGCGATAGCCATGCTGGCGCGCGGCAACACGGCCGATCCGGCGCCCTTGGCGCGCGTAATCGGTCGGGCTCCCCGTCGGGCGGCGCGCTTCATCGAGCCATCCTGCGCGTCTCCCATGGCGACACGTGCCCGCGCCGCCTGGCTATTGCCACTGCTGCGCTGGAGTATCGCCTTCGTGTGGCTGTTTACCGCCGCCGTATCGGCCTTCGGCTATCCACTGGCCGACAGCTACGCGCTGTTGGCCCGCACGGGTGTGCCAGCCGCATGGCAGCCGCTGGCCCTGTATGGCGCGATCGCCATGGACCTGCTGCTGGGCCTCTCCGTGCTGATACCCCGGCGACCGCGCTGGATCTGGCCGGCGCAGGCCGCGCTGGTCATTGGCTACACCTTCATCATCTCACTGCGCCTGCCGGAATTCTGGCTGCATCCCTACGGCCCGCTCAGCAAGAATCTGCCGTTTTTGGCGGTGCTATGGCTTCTTTATGAAATGGAAGACAAGCCGTGGACATCGTGA